Proteins encoded in a region of the Onychostoma macrolepis isolate SWU-2019 chromosome 20, ASM1243209v1, whole genome shotgun sequence genome:
- the oma1 gene encoding metalloendopeptidase OMA1, mitochondrial, with the protein MEQICLRLVKLDMLSSIRSLNRFDSVVRWCGQRQFHCRPSLFASARTDLRTNSSTSLKPGGSVTSLCLRSRSRLSVCITAFRPSVHPFITQSTREFHSSGRLRALPAPFIWMVLKPLQKLMAIILGRSIRKWWLALPPSKKQLFREWTWRRRWHFVGAGAGLLFFVSLFLLTHLDESPVTGRTRLLVFSRENFMKLAQVTAETYMEEFKDSLIAPSDPRHQAVELVVRILAERNQDIAEISSVPWTVHVVDGPTINAFVLPNGKVFIFTGMLEAVADIHQLVFILGHEMAHALIGHAAEQASLSHVVELLSLILLTAIWAICPRDSLAVLGQWIQGKLVQFLFDRPFSRKLEAEADQVGLQLAAKACADVRAGPVFWQQMEIYDQLKGEPTIPEWLSTHPSHQNRVRQLDRLVPEALELRARCDCPALPEADPRVIFHQAVKLLLDNAKKQEKIAQEEKNEKPRAGVMLPLPQSPPVPTPGSQPQLGGVLATSALPQTLLSK; encoded by the exons ATGGAGCAGATTTGTCTTCGCCTGGTCAAACTCGACATGTTGTCCAGCATAAGGTCATTAAACCGGTTTGATTCAGTGGTCAGATGGTGTGGACAGAGACAGTTTCACTGCCGTCCATCACTCTTCGCCTCTGCTCGGACTGATCTCAGGACAAACTCATCTACCTCTCTGAAACCAGGAGGATCTGTCACATCTCTCTGTCTGAGATCAAGATCAAGACTCAGCGTCTGTATAACAGCATTCAGACCTTCAGTTCATCCGTTCATCACTCAGTCCACGCGTGAGTTTCACAGCTCGGGCAGACTGAGAGCTTTACCTGCACCCTTCATATGGATGGTGCTGAAGCCTCTGCAGAAGCTCATGGCCATCATACTGGGCAG GAGCATTAGAAAATGGTGGTTGGCTCTGCCGCCCAGTAAAAAGCAGCTGTTTCGTGAATGGACATGGCGTAGACGCTGGCACTTTGTTGGAGCTGGGGCAGGACTGCTGTTCTTCGTCTCCCTCTTTTTACTAACTCATCTGGATGAATCTCCAGTTACAGGCAGGACCCGACTGCTGGTGTTCAGCAGGGAGAACTTCATGAAACTGGCTCAGGTCACTGCGGAAACG taTATGGAGGAGTTTAAGGATTCCCTGATCGCTCCATCGGATCCCAGGCATCAGGCGGTGGAGCTAGTGGTTCGGATTCTGGCCGAGAGAAACCAGGACATTGCTGAGATTTCCTCTGTCCCCTGGACGGTTCATGTGGTGGACGGCCCTACAATCAATGCGTTTGTTTTGCCT aatgGAAAGGTCTTCATCTTCACAGGAATGCTGGAGGCTGTAGCAGACATCCATCAGCTGGTCTTTATACTGGGACACGAGATGGCTCACGCTCTGATTGGTCATGCT gcAGAGCAGGCCAGTTTGTCTCACGTGGTGGAGCTGTTGTCTCTCATCCTGTTAACGGCGATCTGGGCAATCTGTCCCCGGGATAGTTTAGCCGTGCTGGGCCAGTGGATTCAGGGCAAACTAGTGCAG TTCTTATTTGACCGGCCCTTCAGTCGTAAGCTGGAGGCAGAGGCGGACCAGGTTGGCCTGCAACTGGCTGCCAAG gcgTGTGCTGATGTGAGGGCGGGCCCAGTCTTTTGGCAGCAGATGGAGATCTATGATCAGTTGAAAGGCGAACCCACCATCCCCGAGTGGCTGTCCACACATCCTTCCCACCAAAACCGTGTCAGACAGTTGGACCGCCTCGTCCCTGAG GCTTTGGAGCTCCGTGCACGCTGTGACTGTCCTGCCCTCCCCGAAGCTGACCCCCGTGTCATTTTCCACCAGGCTGTTAAATTGCTTCTGGACAACGccaaaaaacaagaaaagataGCACAAGAGGAAAAGAATGAGAAACCGAGAGCTGGAGTCATGTTGCCGCTCCCTCAATCCCCTCCTGTCCCGACTCCGGGGTCTCAGCCTCAGCTAGGAGGAGTGCTGGCCACATCCGCTCTGCCACAAACTCTGCTTAGTAAATGA